ACAACACATCGACCGGCGATCGTTCGTTCGAACCATGGCCAGTGCGGGAATCGCTACGCTTGGCGTTGCAAGTTTCAGCACCTCTTCCGCCGCTGCCGCATCCGTAGGCGACGAGTGGAGTCGTAACGAAGAAACGGTTTACGAATATGGAGGTATTGATACTTATGACATTCTATACGGACATGATCTTCAGGTCAACTATCTAGAGAAGAATCACTCAAGCGCGAACGAAGCGTTCTACCTGACCTTCGAGATGCTGGGTACGGGATATGAGCGCCAGCGGGCCCATGGCTCAAATGGTGAATGGAAAGCAATGAACTTCAACATTGTCGAAAGAATTGGGTTTGAAGTCTCGACACCCGACAGCGGAGTCGGAATTTATCAAACTCCGGCGCAAGAGGAGATGTCATCCGCAGCAGGAATCCCCGAGGAAGATGCCTATACATATAACGAACTTCTCGCGGACGCTGCGCTTGCGATCGCTACTCGCGGCGCGTCCAAAATGGTTGACCGGGATATTTGGATCCACGCTGCATCGGATATAGTGAGTGCGTTCGTTCAAGAGACCAAAGATACCGACAGCACATCTACACTCGCCTCTACGTGGACGAACCAGGATGTCCTCGATTTGCTCTCGCCTCGGCCCAGACACACGATGACCTGTTACACCAAGTTCCGGGTGGAGGTCCCTGATACGTTTACCCACGCTAATCTCGCGCTCAACAACTGGTCTGAACCTACCTCGTCTGGTAGCGGAAGACAAACCGCTTCTCTCGATATCACTGTCGATCTGGACAACTCGCCTGGTGGCGGCATCAGCTAGAGTTCTTTGCCCAACTCTCCGAACATTTCCAAATAAACCTATTATTCCTAACTTCAGCCATTTCGTCGTGCCGTCGATCAAATCAGTTTTGACAGCGCCAGCGGCTTCAGGGTCCCACACCGTTCCGCGAAAACGCAAGCACAAAGACCCACACGGGACATCATATGAGTATGTACGAGGCCGTCCACGCCCACCCCGACGGAGAGAGCACGGTCGCCAGATTCGCGAACCGGGCGGCCGACTACGGCTACGAGGGCGTGGTCGTGCGCAATCACAGCGACGCGCGAGCCGAGTACGATCCCGAGGAGATCAGCGAGGAGTACGGGATCGACGTCGTCGAGGGAGTCGAGATCCGGGCCGACGATCCGCAGGAAGCGAGCGGCTCGGTCGGCAACTTTCGGTCGTCACAGACGATCGTCGGGATTCACGGCGGGACGACGACGATGAATCGGTTCGCCGTCGAACAGACGAAAGTCGACGTGCTCGCCCACCCGATGACTGGCGACGGGGACGTCAATCACGTCCTCGCGAAGGCCGCCGTCGAGAACGGCGTTCGCATCGAGTTCGACCTCGCCGGGGTGCTCCGGGAGAGCGGCGGCCACCGCGTCCGCATCCTGCAGTCGTTGCGAAAGCTCCGGGAGATCGTCGACCACTACGACGCGCCGTACGTCGTGAGTGCCGATCCGACCTCCCACCTCGAGTTGCGGACACCCCGTGAACTGAAAGCGCTCGGCGAGCAGATCGGATTCACCCGCGAATTCGTCGGCGACGGCCTCGCGGAGTGGGGACGGCTAGCCGAGCGCAATCGGCACGTCGACTCCGAGTCGTTCATTGAGCCGGGGGTCCAACGAGGGAGATATGAAGAGGACTCTTGAGGAACACGCAGCCCGGTTCGACGAAAAGGCCGGCGAGTACGACGACTCGAAGTCCGACGAGTACCACGCCTGTGCGAATCTCGTCGTGGAACACGCCAGCCCCGGCGAAGACGATGTCGTCCTCGATCTGGCAACCGGAACCGGTGCGATCGCGCTCGCGCTCGCCCCCGATGCGAAGCGCGTCGTCGGCCGGGACATCAGCGAGGGCATGCTCGAGGAAGCCGAGCAGAAAGCCGCAGACGAAGGACTCGAGAACCTCTCGTTCGGTCACGGGAGCTTCCGGGAACCGAACTACGACGGGCCGGTCGACGTGGTCACCTCGAACTTCGCCTTGCACCACCTCTCGGACGAGGAAAAGCGCGAAGCGATCGCGGTCATCGCCGACCTGGAGCCCCGGAAATTCGTCCTCGGAGACGTGATGTTCTTCGGAGAGCCCGATCCCGACGAGCCGTTTTACTCGCCCGACGTCGACGATCCGGCAACCGTCGGGGTGCTCGCGGACGCCTTTACCGATGCCGGCTTCTCGCTGACTGCCGTCGAGCGCGTCCACGATCAGGTCGGTGTGCTGGTCGCAGAGCGAAGTTCGACCGCAGGCGACGCGGTCGGCGAGGAATGAAACACCTCCCGAAACACCTCCGGCCGCGCTGGCGGTATCTCGCCGTCGAACTCGAAACGTGGCCCGACGAGCGGATCGACCGACGGTCGTTCCAGCGGGACCTGTGGTACGCGGGCCAGAACCTGCTGGGCGATCCGGGCAGCGCGGACGCCGATCTCGGCGTCGTCAGGTTCGACTTCGCCGACGGACGGGGGGACGCAGTCGTCAAAGTCCGCCGCGGGGAGACCGAGCCCGCACGGGCGGCGCTCGCCTGTATCGACGAAATCGACGGGGCTCCCGTCGGGATTCGGGTCCGCGGTATCAGTGGCACGATCCGGGCGGCTGAAGAAAACTATTTAGGACGCGACGGGCAAGATTCCGAAGAGAGAAACGTCGTGTTCGGGAACGAGGAGCGAGTCGCCGTCCTGCGGGACGGCGTTGGGGACGTGCGGCTCGATGAGACGTTCGTGGGCGCGACAGACCTCGATTACCATTTAGTGTGATACTATGCAGGGACAACAACAACAGCAGGCGTACGACCGCGGCATCACGATCTTCTCGCCCGACGGCCGACTCTACCAGGTCGAGTACGCTCGCGAGGCGGTCAAGCGAGGAACGGCGAGTATCGGTGTCCGAACGAACGACGGCGTCGTGCTCGCCGTCGACAAACGAGTCCCCTCCCCGCTGCTCGAGGACTCGAGCGTCGAGAAGATTCACAAGGCCGACGACCACGTCGGCATCGCCAGCGCGGGCCACGTCGCCGACGCT
The Natrinema salaciae genome window above contains:
- a CDS encoding RNase P subunit p30 family protein codes for the protein MYEAVHAHPDGESTVARFANRAADYGYEGVVVRNHSDARAEYDPEEISEEYGIDVVEGVEIRADDPQEASGSVGNFRSSQTIVGIHGGTTTMNRFAVEQTKVDVLAHPMTGDGDVNHVLAKAAVENGVRIEFDLAGVLRESGGHRVRILQSLRKLREIVDHYDAPYVVSADPTSHLELRTPRELKALGEQIGFTREFVGDGLAEWGRLAERNRHVDSESFIEPGVQRGRYEEDS
- a CDS encoding class I SAM-dependent methyltransferase yields the protein MKRTLEEHAARFDEKAGEYDDSKSDEYHACANLVVEHASPGEDDVVLDLATGTGAIALALAPDAKRVVGRDISEGMLEEAEQKAADEGLENLSFGHGSFREPNYDGPVDVVTSNFALHHLSDEEKREAIAVIADLEPRKFVLGDVMFFGEPDPDEPFYSPDVDDPATVGVLADAFTDAGFSLTAVERVHDQVGVLVAERSSTAGDAVGEE
- a CDS encoding Rpp14/Pop5 family protein — its product is MKHLPKHLRPRWRYLAVELETWPDERIDRRSFQRDLWYAGQNLLGDPGSADADLGVVRFDFADGRGDAVVKVRRGETEPARAALACIDEIDGAPVGIRVRGISGTIRAAEENYLGRDGQDSEERNVVFGNEERVAVLRDGVGDVRLDETFVGATDLDYHLV